One part of the Synergistaceae bacterium genome encodes these proteins:
- a CDS encoding RidA family protein: protein MKEIVNTDKAPAAIGPYSQATKIGGFLFLSGQIPLDPNTMEVVPGCIACQVEQVMKNTKNILESQGLDFSDVVKTTVFIKDMNDFSRVNDVYAKYFNQNPPARSCIEVARLPKDVLVEMECIAALR from the coding sequence ATGAAAGAGATTGTAAACACAGATAAGGCTCCAGCAGCTATAGGTCCATATTCACAAGCCACAAAAATAGGAGGATTCCTTTTTCTTTCAGGACAGATTCCCCTTGATCCAAACACAATGGAAGTCGTTCCCGGATGTATAGCTTGCCAAGTTGAACAAGTTATGAAGAACACAAAAAACATACTTGAGTCACAAGGGTTGGATTTCTCTGATGTGGTCAAGACTACAGTTTTTATTAAAGATATGAACGATTTCAGCAGAGTAAACGATGTATACGCAAAGTATTTTAACCAAAATCCTCCTGCTCGCTCCTGTATTGAAGTAGCTCGCCTTCCAAAAGATGTTTTGGTAGAAATGGAATGTATTGCAGCATTAAGATGA